One region of Vibrio sp. FE10 genomic DNA includes:
- a CDS encoding LysR family transcriptional regulator, with translation MKSTELNLIPIFVAIYEEQNLSRAANRMDISQPAVSKALARLRDIYDEPLFHRTTSGVEPTTFAIDIYPAMAAALKNFTSTLSASRDFDPKTSGRVFSIACVSAASYEMMPRVMQLISQVAPGIALEVHPLFTEDYESDLRLQRHDVIVDMTPKGRTMLKHEVISREELVVVCRKDHPTVGDTIDMEQFLSLEHVVVSRWHARKSLLSSEHYSDLEKRRIVYRAAGVVEMLPVIDGSDYIGVLPVSSVRCFAEKYDVKTLPLPFELEDLDMCMIWHPSRTNEPSHKWLRAKIKAAAKDTSS, from the coding sequence ATGAAAAGTACCGAACTCAATTTAATTCCTATATTTGTCGCAATTTATGAAGAGCAGAACTTATCAAGAGCTGCTAATCGTATGGATATAAGCCAACCAGCTGTGAGCAAAGCGCTTGCAAGGTTGCGAGATATCTATGACGAGCCACTGTTTCATCGAACCACATCTGGCGTAGAGCCAACCACATTCGCTATTGATATCTATCCTGCAATGGCCGCTGCGCTTAAAAACTTTACTTCTACTTTATCCGCATCAAGAGACTTCGATCCTAAAACTTCAGGCCGCGTGTTTTCAATTGCCTGCGTCTCGGCGGCGAGCTATGAAATGATGCCAAGAGTTATGCAGTTAATCAGCCAAGTTGCACCGGGTATCGCACTAGAGGTTCACCCTCTATTTACGGAAGATTACGAGTCTGATTTAAGGCTTCAAAGACACGATGTTATTGTCGATATGACGCCAAAAGGAAGAACCATGCTTAAGCATGAGGTAATTTCTAGAGAAGAGTTAGTGGTGGTTTGTCGCAAAGACCATCCTACGGTTGGCGATACAATCGATATGGAACAGTTCCTATCACTTGAGCATGTGGTTGTTTCTCGTTGGCATGCACGTAAAAGCTTATTGAGCTCTGAACACTACAGTGACCTCGAGAAACGTAGAATAGTCTATCGTGCTGCGGGTGTTGTTGAGATGCTCCCTGTTATTGACGGTTCTGATTACATCGGTGTGTTACCCGTTTCATCAGTACGTTGTTTTGCTGAAAAGTACGATGTAAAAACACTGCCATTACCATTCGAACTGGAAGATCTCGATATGTGTATGATCTGGCATCCAAGCCGTACTAACGAGCCAAGCCATAAATGGCTGCGCGCTAAAATTAAAGCGGCAGCAAAGGACACATCCAGTTAG
- a CDS encoding BatD family protein → MSRVDLALAAVQSKVGRSESFKLTKTLLVSMVLLISTVLPTLASAADIYDLQKSGDVELIAWVGEKPKSGDKITPAKVSVNEQVILTIEVATPRWLTGGTRIGSIEIPNVIAKQRNQLATNYTERVDGTTWSRQRWEVTLYPMTSGEFVIPTVPVRVQVSAPDGSNVGGTLYTQPIKFEASLPSGLLSDESPWFSATDVDVEQQWQRSSEDLKVGDAVTRTVTIKAKDSLSVLLPNVLTNESTQQYQAYPQPNRLDDTQERGDYRSSRVEETVYVIQQGGEFTLPEFSFQWWDSKNQRLESVVIKGEVFEAKHTLQSFIKAYLSIFIGVGLALVLCIAFVVSLKRYYKNRPTPSWLVLRRLLKQGNWSALRTFIYRELRTQTTQLELGKAQLGKLNGEKRWIEDSKSFQQGHEDKSLFTRLWRGLRNLPSDKSNSSNSRSIFERLKIPKALPDLKDRTK, encoded by the coding sequence ATGAGTCGAGTTGATTTAGCTCTTGCAGCGGTTCAATCAAAGGTAGGGCGCTCAGAGTCCTTTAAACTAACCAAGACCTTGCTTGTATCGATGGTTCTATTAATTAGCACTGTTTTACCTACTCTTGCTTCTGCGGCCGATATCTATGATCTGCAGAAGAGTGGTGATGTCGAGCTGATCGCTTGGGTTGGAGAAAAGCCAAAGTCAGGAGATAAAATTACACCAGCCAAAGTCAGCGTTAATGAGCAAGTGATTCTGACCATTGAGGTGGCAACTCCGCGTTGGCTAACCGGTGGCACGCGAATTGGCAGCATCGAAATCCCTAATGTCATTGCTAAGCAGCGTAACCAACTGGCGACAAACTACACTGAACGAGTGGATGGTACGACATGGTCACGCCAGCGTTGGGAAGTGACGCTCTATCCGATGACATCGGGCGAGTTTGTGATTCCGACGGTACCTGTTCGTGTTCAAGTGTCTGCTCCTGATGGATCAAACGTTGGCGGCACGCTTTACACGCAGCCGATTAAGTTTGAAGCCTCACTACCTTCTGGTTTATTAAGCGACGAGTCTCCTTGGTTCTCTGCGACAGACGTGGATGTTGAACAGCAATGGCAGCGCTCAAGCGAAGACTTAAAGGTGGGTGATGCGGTTACACGAACAGTGACGATCAAAGCGAAAGACAGCTTGTCGGTTTTACTGCCAAATGTGTTGACCAATGAATCGACTCAGCAATATCAGGCTTACCCTCAGCCTAATCGTTTGGATGACACACAAGAACGTGGTGACTACCGTTCTAGCCGAGTTGAAGAGACGGTTTATGTGATTCAGCAAGGTGGTGAATTCACTTTGCCAGAATTTTCATTCCAATGGTGGGACAGCAAAAATCAGCGTCTTGAAAGCGTTGTGATAAAAGGCGAAGTGTTTGAAGCAAAACACACACTACAATCCTTTATCAAAGCTTACCTGTCTATCTTTATTGGCGTTGGTTTGGCACTGGTATTGTGTATTGCATTCGTTGTTTCCTTGAAGCGCTATTATAAAAACCGCCCGACGCCAAGTTGGTTGGTATTACGTCGTTTGCTTAAGCAAGGTAACTGGTCTGCATTGAGAACCTTTATCTATCGTGAGTTGCGAACTCAGACTACTCAGCTAGAACTGGGTAAAGCGCAACTTGGTAAATTGAATGGAGAGAAACGTTGGATAGAAGACAGTAAATCCTTCCAACAAGGGCATGAAGATAAAAGCCTATTTACTCGTTTGTGGAGAGGGTTACGTAACTTACCCAGTGACAAGTCAAACTCAAGCAATTCTCGTTCGATTTTTGAACGCTTGAAAATTCCTAAAGCCTTGCCAGACTTAAAAGATAGAACTAAGTAG
- a CDS encoding VWA domain-containing protein, with protein MPDSLMLQQFFTQFHFIRPLWLLAFIPMFFLLWVRWREETKPTWKDILPAHLRDALTIGETGWRKQLPLKLLMVIVTIAIIICSGPTWQREASPFGEDKASMLVVLDNSESMLAKDLPPSRLERSKQKIRDLLAARKGGNTGLVVYAGSAHVAMPVTQDSKVFEPFLAAITPDIMPVSGKSAEEALPLINQQLSGELGSSVLLVSDGVNPSTIRAFESFFNDNPYQLLILAAGNSNVVSDNPVDLDSLRSLASKTGGRLIEVTVDNSDIQQLNKAVERNMQLNGESSMPWKDMGYGLLIPMVIIMLLWFRKGWLVQWCVVGVLITSSVYSPHTLAKTVSLTADKPVVEESVTVWDKTAQWWWDLWLTPDQQGQRLLNQKEYLEAAKHFKDPMRKGAAYYYARDFKLAHSAFLQTKTDYGLYNAASALARQREYLAARDLLKSLSEKPDLSPELKADIENNLAVLSGIVEEVNRTSESQSGTTDGPEESLELEDDQPRTGDGAEEETVAELMLKETLNANEILGSQELADKWLKRVEADPKFFLKSKFQIQLRDPAPSVEQTSQQEPSSKQEQAPKQEQTQ; from the coding sequence ATGCCTGATTCTCTCATGTTGCAACAGTTCTTTACCCAGTTTCACTTTATTCGACCATTGTGGTTGTTGGCCTTTATTCCGATGTTCTTCCTGTTATGGGTTCGTTGGAGAGAAGAGACTAAGCCAACGTGGAAAGACATCCTTCCTGCACATTTACGCGATGCATTGACCATTGGGGAAACCGGTTGGCGCAAGCAATTACCACTGAAGTTACTGATGGTTATTGTGACCATCGCCATCATTATCTGTTCGGGCCCAACATGGCAACGTGAAGCTTCGCCTTTTGGTGAAGACAAAGCGTCGATGTTAGTGGTACTTGATAACAGTGAGTCGATGCTGGCTAAAGATTTACCACCGAGTCGCTTAGAACGCTCTAAACAGAAAATTAGAGACTTACTCGCAGCGCGCAAAGGCGGTAACACGGGTTTGGTTGTTTATGCGGGCAGTGCCCACGTTGCGATGCCTGTGACTCAAGACAGTAAGGTATTCGAACCGTTTCTAGCGGCGATTACACCCGATATCATGCCGGTATCAGGTAAGTCTGCAGAAGAAGCGTTGCCACTCATCAACCAACAATTGTCTGGTGAGTTAGGTTCGTCAGTGTTGTTGGTATCAGATGGTGTTAACCCAAGTACCATCAGGGCGTTCGAAAGCTTCTTTAACGACAACCCGTATCAGTTGCTCATTCTGGCGGCAGGAAATAGCAATGTGGTGAGCGATAATCCAGTCGATCTCGATTCATTGCGTAGCCTAGCGAGCAAGACGGGTGGGCGACTTATCGAAGTGACCGTTGATAATTCCGATATCCAACAACTCAACAAAGCGGTTGAAAGAAACATGCAACTTAACGGTGAGTCTTCAATGCCTTGGAAAGACATGGGATACGGCCTTCTTATTCCAATGGTGATTATCATGCTGTTGTGGTTTAGAAAAGGGTGGTTGGTTCAATGGTGTGTGGTTGGTGTTTTGATTACAAGCAGCGTGTATTCTCCGCATACTTTGGCGAAAACGGTCAGTTTAACTGCTGACAAGCCAGTGGTTGAAGAGTCCGTGACTGTTTGGGATAAAACAGCTCAATGGTGGTGGGATTTATGGCTGACGCCTGATCAACAAGGGCAACGTTTATTGAATCAAAAGGAATACCTTGAAGCCGCCAAGCATTTTAAGGATCCAATGCGAAAGGGCGCGGCTTATTACTATGCTCGTGATTTTAAGTTAGCTCACAGTGCCTTTTTGCAAACCAAAACCGATTATGGTTTGTATAACGCAGCCAGTGCATTAGCTCGACAGCGTGAGTACCTTGCTGCTCGCGATCTACTCAAATCATTGAGTGAGAAGCCCGATTTGTCTCCAGAATTAAAAGCCGATATAGAAAATAATTTAGCGGTTCTGAGTGGTATTGTCGAAGAGGTTAATCGCACCAGTGAAAGCCAATCAGGTACCACCGATGGTCCTGAGGAATCTTTGGAGCTGGAGGACGACCAGCCGCGCACGGGTGATGGTGCAGAAGAAGAAACGGTAGCTGAATTAATGCTTAAGGAAACACTTAACGCCAATGAGATTTTGGGTAGCCAAGAGCTTGCCGACAAGTGGTTGAAGCGAGTAGAAGCGGATCCTAAGTTTTTCTTAAAGTCGAAATTTCAGATTCAGTTAAGAGATCCTGCGCCTTCGGTCGAACAGACATCACAACAGGAGCCGTCGTCAAAACAAGAACAGGCACCAAAACAGGAGCAAACACAATGA
- a CDS encoding vWA domain-containing protein: MFDSLSASFEFAHPLWFIALPLPLLVYFAVPAYRTKQMAIKVPFFSELVEAIGEAPSEGASQLTPSWWQRTTLIITWVLVVCALAKPTILGEPQVREQLGRDVMVVVDLSGSMAEQDFTSQQGDKISRLDATKDVLADFAKTRKGDRLGLILFGDAAFVQTPFTADQEVWLELLNQTDVAMAGQSTHLGDAIGLAIKVFEQSEKQSAAVQDSSIDANAKEKVVIVLTDGNDTGSFVEPIDAAKVAKAKGVRIHVIAMGDPQTVGEVALDMETIKRVAQESGGEAFEALNRDELTKAYAQIGELEPQLYESTTYRPKQGLHHYLMAIVVVMYLTAFSLATIRRRSLLVSSKKNLKGENNA, encoded by the coding sequence ATGTTTGATAGTTTATCTGCTAGCTTTGAATTCGCGCACCCACTGTGGTTTATCGCACTACCTTTGCCTTTACTTGTATACTTCGCCGTACCTGCTTATCGAACCAAACAAATGGCTATCAAAGTGCCATTTTTCAGTGAACTGGTTGAAGCGATTGGTGAAGCACCTTCAGAAGGAGCAAGCCAATTAACACCAAGCTGGTGGCAACGCACCACGCTGATTATCACTTGGGTACTCGTGGTTTGTGCGTTAGCGAAACCAACCATCTTAGGTGAGCCACAAGTTCGTGAACAATTAGGCCGTGATGTGATGGTGGTGGTTGATTTGTCTGGCTCAATGGCTGAACAAGATTTCACTTCTCAACAAGGCGATAAAATCTCTCGTTTAGACGCAACCAAGGACGTGCTGGCTGATTTTGCCAAAACACGAAAGGGTGACCGATTAGGCTTGATTCTGTTTGGTGACGCTGCGTTTGTGCAGACGCCATTTACAGCCGACCAAGAGGTGTGGCTTGAGCTACTCAATCAAACCGACGTGGCGATGGCAGGACAGAGTACGCACTTAGGCGATGCAATTGGCCTTGCGATCAAGGTGTTTGAACAGAGTGAGAAGCAGAGTGCAGCGGTTCAAGATTCAAGTATTGATGCGAACGCGAAAGAGAAAGTTGTGATTGTGCTAACCGATGGTAATGACACTGGAAGCTTTGTAGAACCTATCGATGCCGCCAAAGTAGCCAAGGCGAAAGGCGTTCGTATTCACGTTATCGCCATGGGTGATCCGCAAACCGTGGGAGAAGTGGCTTTGGATATGGAAACCATCAAGCGGGTGGCGCAAGAGTCTGGTGGTGAAGCTTTTGAAGCTCTCAACCGCGATGAACTGACTAAAGCCTACGCTCAAATCGGTGAGCTAGAGCCTCAGTTGTATGAGAGTACGACTTATCGTCCTAAACAGGGGTTACACCATTACTTGATGGCGATTGTCGTTGTGATGTATTTGACTGCGTTTAGCTTGGCGACAATCCGTAGAAGATCGCTTTTGGTTTCTTCAAAGAAAAATTTGAAAGGAGAGAACAATGCCTGA
- a CDS encoding DUF4381 domain-containing protein — protein sequence MAVEHTPPSTYILRELHDVTIPDSVSWVPQTIGWKILGVVLLLVAFYLTYRLALRWWNNRYRKEALKELVLLDARDKNSTERTFKVLKVVLRYLDSGNAKLFGQAYINRLNAYLPVSASTSANSNAFFADEVSGLWMQSLIDPKVRLTFEQRLEVIQTAMMWLKLHKPDVQTKPELQAKPEGQDNV from the coding sequence ATGGCCGTTGAACATACGCCTCCTAGCACTTATATCCTTCGCGAACTGCATGATGTCACGATTCCCGACAGCGTGAGCTGGGTTCCTCAAACGATCGGCTGGAAGATCCTCGGCGTGGTCTTGCTATTGGTTGCTTTCTATCTGACTTATCGCTTGGCGCTAAGATGGTGGAATAATCGTTATCGCAAAGAAGCGCTTAAAGAGCTCGTGCTATTGGATGCGCGAGACAAAAATTCAACCGAGCGAACCTTCAAGGTGCTCAAAGTGGTGCTTCGTTATCTAGACAGCGGTAATGCCAAGTTGTTTGGTCAAGCCTATATAAACCGCTTGAACGCTTACCTGCCTGTTAGTGCTAGCACGAGTGCAAACAGCAATGCTTTCTTTGCCGATGAAGTATCGGGGTTATGGATGCAAAGCCTAATTGACCCTAAGGTGCGTTTGACTTTTGAACAGCGTTTAGAGGTGATTCAAACCGCGATGATGTGGCTAAAACTTCATAAACCCGATGTACAAACAAAACCAGAGTTACAAGCGAAACCAGAGGGGCAAGATAATGTTTGA
- a CDS encoding DUF58 domain-containing protein, with amino-acid sequence MAKPTQAPKPQGLDPRLYCDYSRLVRIQAQAESFSLLPHLKAGSVLSGRHNSLFRGRGLNFEELRHYQLGDDIRNLDWKVTMRTGKPHVRSYTEEKDRNVIICVDQRSSMFFASQNTMKSVVAAEVAALCGWRVLKDGDRVGFVLASHQKLFHTKAQRSQSDLLAQLKHLTKANQSLDVSVSDSEGVGFSQWIELIKRMRLKQSTLIFISDWRDCQEQHLDRLKQLQQHNDILAIMVTDPLEQSLPQDLASANWVVGDGRFQLNLDSQSKVNLASESLAQKAALQKQSLAKLMAMKNLPYIELDTSGNHISQLQKLVGGR; translated from the coding sequence ATGGCGAAGCCAACACAAGCTCCCAAGCCGCAAGGCCTTGATCCACGATTATACTGTGATTACTCAAGGTTAGTGCGAATACAGGCTCAAGCTGAGTCGTTTTCTCTGTTGCCTCATCTTAAGGCGGGCAGTGTACTGTCGGGGAGACATAATTCTCTGTTCCGTGGCCGTGGTCTGAACTTCGAGGAATTACGTCATTACCAATTGGGTGATGATATCCGTAACCTCGATTGGAAAGTTACGATGCGAACGGGTAAGCCTCATGTTCGCAGCTATACCGAAGAGAAAGACCGTAATGTGATTATCTGTGTCGATCAGCGCAGCTCGATGTTCTTTGCTTCTCAAAACACCATGAAATCCGTTGTGGCGGCCGAAGTCGCAGCATTGTGTGGATGGCGAGTGCTAAAAGATGGTGACCGTGTCGGCTTTGTTTTAGCCTCACATCAAAAGCTCTTTCATACCAAAGCGCAGCGTTCTCAATCTGATTTATTAGCTCAGTTAAAGCATCTTACCAAGGCTAATCAAAGCTTAGATGTGAGTGTGAGTGACAGCGAGGGAGTTGGATTTAGCCAGTGGATTGAACTGATAAAACGAATGAGACTCAAGCAGTCGACCTTAATTTTTATTAGTGATTGGCGTGACTGCCAAGAACAACACCTTGACCGACTCAAGCAGCTTCAACAACACAATGACATCCTAGCGATTATGGTGACTGACCCATTAGAACAATCATTGCCTCAAGACCTTGCGAGCGCAAACTGGGTGGTGGGTGATGGTCGTTTTCAGCTCAATCTTGATAGTCAATCTAAGGTCAATCTTGCGAGCGAGAGCCTTGCTCAAAAAGCGGCGCTCCAAAAACAATCTCTTGCTAAATTAATGGCGATGAAAAATCTCCCATATATTGAATTAGACACGTCTGGTAATCATATTTCACAACTTCAAAAACTAGTAGGAGGGCGCTAA
- a CDS encoding AAA family ATPase, whose translation MNHAQQAINQLIEQTEKSVIGQSHVVRALVIGLLTNGHVLLEGLPGTAKTRSVKSLANLLNTSFGRIQFTPDLLPSDVTGTEVYQELDGKPQLHFQPGPIFNSIVLADEVNRAPAKVQAALLEAMAEGTITVGGQTHILPDLFMVLATQNPVEQEGTYPLPEAQMDRFIMKVTVDYPEDEAERDIIRLVRSEELGSETSSELVTPQHIEPELVLEARRQLPDIAVSDLVENYIVALVMATRKPERYPESNLSRWIEIGSSPRASISLDKCARAYAWLQGRDHVTLDDVRAMLPTVLGHRFSLSYDALADGVDHQRVVEELLDNVEIG comes from the coding sequence ATGAACCATGCGCAACAAGCAATAAACCAACTGATTGAACAGACAGAGAAAAGTGTTATCGGTCAGAGCCACGTCGTTCGGGCTCTGGTAATCGGATTATTGACCAATGGCCATGTGCTTCTAGAAGGGCTTCCCGGCACAGCGAAAACACGCTCGGTGAAGTCGTTGGCGAATTTATTGAATACAAGCTTTGGCCGTATTCAGTTTACGCCCGATCTCCTGCCATCAGATGTAACGGGTACTGAAGTGTATCAAGAGCTAGATGGTAAGCCTCAACTGCATTTCCAACCGGGTCCTATTTTCAATAGCATTGTTCTGGCCGATGAAGTGAACCGTGCCCCTGCGAAGGTGCAAGCGGCTCTACTTGAAGCGATGGCGGAAGGGACGATAACCGTAGGTGGTCAAACTCATATCCTTCCAGACTTGTTCATGGTGTTAGCGACTCAAAACCCGGTTGAACAAGAGGGCACGTATCCGCTACCTGAGGCGCAAATGGACCGTTTCATCATGAAAGTAACGGTCGACTACCCAGAAGACGAAGCAGAGCGTGACATCATTCGATTGGTGCGCAGCGAAGAACTTGGCAGTGAGACGAGTTCAGAGCTAGTCACACCGCAACACATCGAACCTGAATTGGTACTTGAAGCTCGTCGCCAACTTCCTGATATTGCGGTTTCCGATTTAGTCGAAAACTACATTGTGGCCTTGGTGATGGCGACTCGTAAGCCAGAGCGTTACCCAGAATCAAACTTGTCTAGATGGATTGAGATTGGTTCAAGCCCACGCGCGTCAATCTCATTGGATAAATGTGCTCGCGCTTATGCTTGGCTACAAGGGCGTGACCACGTCACGTTAGATGATGTGCGTGCAATGCTACCTACCGTATTAGGTCATCGATTCTCATTGTCTTATGACGCATTGGCCGATGGTGTTGACCATCAAAGAGTGGTTGAAGAACTGCTTGATAATGTTGAGATCGGATAA
- a CDS encoding multiheme c-type cytochrome — protein sequence MSAWLCSLVNGLKHQRVAVLSAMLSLPMLSTLSFNGYANEQALSAGSEALPASSQAKYVGSDACIDCHSEEVEAWQGSHHDMAMKHATEESVLGDFNDQTVTHKGKPNRFFRKGDEFWVNIEGPDGQFKDYKISYTFAFEPLQQYMVEFEDGRVQLIPFAWDSRTEDEGGQRWFHLYPDTTNTDEFYWTNSGQNWNFMCADCHSTNLEKNYDSASNTYNTTWSEINVGCEACHGPASEHVEQAKLANNQQAAANGGKDVHVSAHYGFDRDLSKSVKEWIYQEGNSTLQPKDIIHTNQVQTCAQCHSRRTQLNETGDHVNGSFFDKYRLSLITPELYHNDGQIYDEDYVYGSFLQSVMAEKGVTCTNCHDPHTAELKIAEEAVCSQCHIASEYTPEKHTFHEANTEASQCTTCHMPETTYMEVDPRRDHSWHIPRPDISQHIKTPNVCTSCHEDQTDQWADKQIGQWFPDSKYRNQQHFAVAFYADSIGHRGAEDALAYSAQDSSLSNIIRASSLERLGGNTGKNTLISLARAVKHEDEMIRLGVVQGSSGFPFTDRWQILEPLLEDPVLSIRSETAGALVRYWGEMNPLQKDQIKPALEEYIEIQQFNADRGFGRTNLGNVYRDLGEHDKAIEFYLGAIDIEPYFENSYANLADLYRAKGNEAKALSTLKQGIQAQPKSSVLPYSAGLSMLRVKDYKQATDYLKQAAETAQTDPQYWYVYGLALEKSDVLAASKSLNKAYQFSRNPQHLYAQCEILARNYQKPGAAKAFEKCISSLSKVAPPEAINQLKAMLK from the coding sequence ATGTCTGCATGGTTGTGCTCACTAGTGAACGGATTGAAACACCAGCGAGTTGCAGTATTATCCGCAATGTTGTCTTTACCTATGTTGTCGACACTCAGTTTCAACGGCTATGCCAATGAACAGGCTTTATCAGCCGGATCAGAAGCTTTGCCTGCTAGCTCTCAAGCTAAATATGTCGGCTCTGACGCTTGTATTGACTGCCACAGCGAAGAAGTGGAAGCGTGGCAAGGCTCTCATCATGATATGGCGATGAAGCATGCGACCGAAGAGTCCGTTTTGGGCGACTTCAACGATCAAACCGTAACTCATAAAGGAAAGCCCAACCGTTTTTTTCGCAAGGGTGATGAGTTTTGGGTCAACATCGAAGGGCCCGACGGACAATTCAAAGATTACAAAATCAGTTATACCTTTGCCTTTGAGCCTCTGCAGCAGTACATGGTTGAGTTTGAAGACGGACGCGTACAGTTGATTCCTTTCGCTTGGGATTCTCGCACTGAGGACGAAGGCGGCCAACGCTGGTTTCATCTCTATCCTGATACCACCAACACCGATGAATTCTACTGGACCAACAGCGGTCAAAACTGGAACTTCATGTGTGCAGACTGCCATTCAACAAATCTAGAAAAGAACTACGACAGCGCAAGCAATACTTACAATACCACTTGGTCTGAGATTAATGTTGGTTGTGAGGCGTGTCATGGCCCTGCGAGTGAGCACGTTGAGCAGGCCAAGCTAGCAAATAACCAGCAAGCCGCAGCCAACGGTGGAAAAGATGTCCATGTCTCGGCGCATTACGGTTTTGACCGTGACTTGTCGAAGTCGGTGAAAGAGTGGATCTACCAAGAGGGCAACTCAACCCTTCAACCAAAAGACATCATCCATACCAATCAAGTTCAAACCTGTGCTCAATGCCACAGTCGACGTACTCAGTTGAATGAAACGGGTGATCACGTAAACGGGTCATTTTTTGATAAGTATCGTCTGAGCTTGATTACTCCTGAGCTTTACCACAACGATGGTCAAATCTACGATGAAGATTACGTTTACGGGTCCTTTTTACAATCAGTGATGGCAGAGAAAGGCGTCACGTGTACTAACTGTCACGATCCCCATACCGCAGAACTGAAAATTGCTGAAGAAGCTGTGTGTAGCCAATGTCACATTGCCTCTGAATACACACCTGAAAAACACACATTCCATGAAGCAAATACCGAAGCTTCACAATGTACCACTTGCCACATGCCTGAAACGACGTACATGGAAGTTGACCCAAGGCGTGACCACAGTTGGCATATCCCACGCCCTGATATCAGCCAACACATTAAAACACCGAACGTCTGTACCAGCTGTCATGAAGATCAAACCGACCAGTGGGCTGATAAACAAATCGGTCAATGGTTCCCAGATTCTAAGTATCGTAACCAGCAACACTTTGCTGTCGCCTTTTACGCGGATTCAATAGGGCACAGAGGTGCAGAGGATGCATTGGCGTATTCAGCTCAGGATTCAAGCTTAAGCAATATCATTCGCGCTTCGAGCTTAGAACGTTTGGGTGGTAATACGGGTAAGAACACACTTATCTCATTAGCAAGAGCGGTAAAACACGAAGATGAGATGATTCGGTTGGGTGTTGTACAAGGCTCGTCTGGTTTCCCATTCACTGATCGTTGGCAGATTCTAGAGCCACTATTGGAAGATCCTGTATTGTCGATTCGTTCAGAAACTGCAGGCGCGCTTGTGCGTTACTGGGGAGAGATGAACCCGCTGCAGAAAGATCAAATCAAGCCAGCGCTGGAAGAGTACATTGAGATACAACAATTTAATGCTGACAGAGGATTTGGCCGCACAAACCTAGGTAACGTTTACCGAGATTTAGGTGAGCACGACAAAGCGATTGAGTTTTATCTAGGCGCTATCGATATTGAGCCTTACTTCGAGAACAGTTATGCCAACTTGGCTGATTTGTATCGAGCGAAAGGTAACGAAGCAAAAGCGCTGTCGACATTGAAGCAAGGCATTCAAGCTCAACCTAAATCGAGTGTGTTGCCATACAGCGCAGGGTTATCCATGCTGCGAGTCAAAGATTACAAGCAAGCAACCGACTACCTAAAACAAGCCGCTGAAACGGCGCAAACTGACCCACAATATTGGTATGTGTACGGCTTGGCTTTAGAGAAGTCTGATGTTCTTGCCGCGAGTAAGTCATTGAACAAGGCTTACCAATTCAGCCGCAATCCACAACACTTGTACGCACAGTGTGAGATTTTGGCCCGAAATTACCAGAAACCGGGCGCAGCAAAAGCGTTTGAAAAATGTATTTCGTCATTGAGTAAAGTCGCGCCACCGGAGGCGATTAACCAATTGAAAGCAATGCTGAAATAA